The Planococcus liqunii genome includes a region encoding these proteins:
- a CDS encoding FAD-dependent oxidoreductase, whose translation MVKKYDIAIIGAGAAGLTAAFTGAGFSKKVVLIDKNLPGGECTWSGCIPSKSLINIAEEVHHAKKYTPDLKVDTSTVLKDIQDIIQKVYSGESPEVLQKSGIDFINGYAKFVSPHAVEVNGEHIEAKKIILSTGSSPMVPPIEGLDKVSYLTNDTIFKEKSFPKSMTILGGGAIGVEMAQALNRLGVKVTLVEKFERILPKDEEELVLMIQQRLVDEGVTIHTSATAVKANQEGSRIDLIIEKGGKETTVSGEGLLVALGRKANVSGYGLETAGVQYDSKSIQVDEHLETTAKGIYAIGDVVGPYQLSHMANVQGITATQNAILPINKKMDYEHVTWCTYTDPELGRSGLSEEEAREKYGDSIRVYEHDYADLDRANTKKDSIGKVKIILDKKGYILGASILGDRAGEIISQIQTIKSLNINLGKLSGVIHPYPTYSEVLVKIGKKVYVDNLLNQPVVKTFNKAKAGELPAKKIGIYGTVAAAGISIANMAIKNNIQPKLGVENGRLQAVPSTPNAVSSQSAKADKFVPAWPYNGSKEEAKKNLIGMLKGYEGVSIVQVQENYVHAIAKSKGLKFKDDIEFYFNDAAQQIEFRSASRVGYSDAGVNRKRYNEMRNRYIGISTHTRNA comes from the coding sequence ATGGTAAAGAAATACGATATCGCAATAATTGGAGCAGGGGCAGCTGGATTGACAGCTGCTTTTACAGGAGCAGGCTTTTCTAAAAAAGTCGTATTGATCGACAAAAACCTGCCGGGCGGCGAATGCACATGGTCAGGCTGTATTCCCAGCAAATCGTTGATCAACATCGCGGAAGAAGTCCACCACGCCAAAAAATACACCCCGGATTTAAAAGTTGATACCTCAACCGTGTTAAAAGATATCCAGGATATCATCCAAAAAGTATATTCAGGCGAATCTCCTGAAGTGCTGCAGAAATCCGGCATCGATTTCATCAATGGGTATGCGAAATTTGTAAGTCCACACGCAGTAGAAGTGAACGGAGAGCATATTGAAGCGAAGAAAATCATTCTTTCCACCGGTTCGTCGCCGATGGTTCCGCCAATCGAAGGGCTCGACAAAGTATCTTATTTAACAAATGACACCATCTTCAAGGAAAAATCTTTCCCGAAATCGATGACCATTCTCGGCGGAGGTGCGATTGGCGTCGAAATGGCGCAGGCCTTGAACCGTCTAGGCGTCAAAGTGACGCTTGTCGAGAAATTTGAACGGATTTTGCCGAAAGACGAAGAAGAATTGGTCTTGATGATCCAGCAGCGCCTGGTTGATGAAGGTGTAACGATCCATACGTCAGCTACTGCTGTGAAAGCAAATCAAGAAGGCAGCCGCATCGATTTGATCATTGAAAAAGGCGGCAAGGAAACGACTGTTTCTGGAGAAGGGCTGCTGGTGGCGCTTGGACGCAAAGCGAATGTTTCGGGATATGGGCTGGAAACAGCAGGCGTCCAATACGATTCGAAGAGCATACAAGTGGATGAGCATCTGGAGACGACTGCCAAAGGCATCTACGCAATCGGCGACGTTGTCGGGCCTTACCAATTATCCCATATGGCCAATGTGCAAGGCATTACCGCCACACAAAACGCCATCTTGCCGATCAACAAAAAAATGGACTACGAGCATGTCACCTGGTGTACATACACAGATCCGGAACTAGGCAGATCCGGCTTGTCGGAAGAAGAAGCGCGGGAAAAATACGGCGATTCCATCCGGGTCTATGAACACGACTACGCTGATTTGGACCGGGCGAATACGAAAAAAGACAGCATCGGCAAAGTGAAAATCATTTTGGATAAAAAGGGCTACATCCTGGGTGCCAGCATTTTGGGGGACCGTGCGGGTGAAATCATCAGCCAAATCCAGACCATTAAGTCGCTGAACATCAACTTGGGGAAATTATCAGGCGTCATCCATCCGTATCCGACCTACAGCGAAGTGCTGGTGAAAATCGGCAAGAAAGTCTATGTCGATAACCTATTGAACCAGCCGGTCGTCAAAACTTTCAACAAGGCAAAAGCCGGGGAACTGCCAGCTAAAAAAATAGGGATCTATGGAACGGTTGCAGCAGCCGGCATCAGCATCGCAAACATGGCCATCAAAAACAATATCCAGCCGAAACTGGGTGTGGAAAACGGCCGCTTACAAGCAGTTCCATCAACACCGAACGCGGTTTCTTCCCAGTCGGCGAAAGCGGACAAGTTTGTGCCGGCCTGGCCTTACAATGGCAGCAAGGAAGAGGCGAAGAAAAACTTGATCGGCATGCTGAAAGGCTATGAAGGCGTATCGATCGTTCAAGTTCAAGAGAACTACGTCCATGCGATTGCGAAATCGAAAGGATTGAAGTTTAAAGACGACATTGAATTTTATTTTAATGATGCAGCCCAGCAAATCGAATTCCGGTCCGCTTCACGCGTCGGCTACTCAGATGCCGGAGTCAACCGCAAGCGTTATAATGAAATGAGAAACCGCTATATCGGCATTTCAACGCATACCCGCAACGCGTGA
- a CDS encoding CDP-alcohol phosphatidyltransferase family protein: MLDTHARKHVQPLVEKTADFLLKRGCTADGVTKTAFVIGVSSGPFIYLDQPVLAVLVLWISGFLDVVDGTMARKTKPSPWGTLLDISFDRLVELSVIIGLAFRFPDSMWALLLLSASIVIAMTVFLTVGALSDKKGMKSFYYQAGLAERTEGFILFTLMIVFSTHLTIFTLLFLAVQVFTIGQRMAEARRLLK; encoded by the coding sequence ATGCTCGATACACATGCCCGAAAACACGTGCAGCCATTAGTGGAAAAAACAGCTGATTTTCTTTTGAAAAGAGGATGTACTGCCGATGGCGTCACTAAAACCGCCTTTGTAATCGGGGTATCTTCCGGGCCCTTCATTTACTTGGACCAGCCAGTTTTGGCGGTGCTCGTTTTGTGGATCTCCGGCTTTCTTGATGTCGTCGACGGCACCATGGCGCGGAAAACCAAACCGTCCCCCTGGGGAACCCTGTTGGATATTAGTTTTGACCGTCTGGTCGAACTCAGCGTCATTATCGGACTGGCGTTCCGTTTTCCGGATTCAATGTGGGCGCTGCTGCTTTTGAGCGCTTCCATTGTCATCGCCATGACCGTTTTCCTGACAGTCGGCGCCTTGTCTGATAAAAAAGGAATGAAATCCTTTTACTACCAAGCGGGGCTTGCTGAAAGGACAGAAGGCTTTATTCTGTTTACCCTAATGATTGTTTTTTCAACACATTTAACGATATTTACGCTGCTTTTTTTAGCAGTCCAAGTATTTACGATCGGCCAGCGCATGGCCGAAGCTAGGCGCCTTTTGAAGTAA
- a CDS encoding FAD-dependent oxidoreductase, with protein sequence MKTLTLVGGGHAHLHCLEQLKKEPQRDWRVVLISPSRHQYYSGMFSGYAEGIYRLDDIRIDLQKLCEQVGAIFIKDRIAGVDGHNKRLAGTKGVYPFDVASFDIGSQNDIPAELAERVSKIKPNYRFPEALLKFRETAYPVIAGGGASGVEMAFAVLAWRKKNGLPPNVSLFSSSSLLSGQGATAVQKIEAIARQKALPFFTDERIAAIDEHSVSTQSGRTSPQSDLLWLTGPKSPGFFKHSGLKTDAGGFLLVNESLQSLSHSDLFGAGDCIAIDRYPALAKNGVYAVRQGSVLWNNLKNQLGGKQLAAFTPQKNFLSILSTGGSEAFLMYGKQAVHGKLPWMLKQRIDQKFMQRFKTLYE encoded by the coding sequence ATGAAGACATTAACGCTGGTTGGAGGCGGACATGCACATTTGCATTGCCTGGAGCAATTGAAAAAAGAGCCGCAAAGAGACTGGCGGGTCGTATTGATTTCTCCTTCCCGCCATCAGTATTATTCCGGCATGTTCTCAGGCTATGCAGAAGGCATTTACCGATTGGACGACATCCGGATCGATCTGCAAAAACTTTGTGAACAAGTAGGGGCAATCTTTATCAAAGACCGAATTGCCGGTGTCGACGGACACAATAAAAGACTGGCCGGAACAAAAGGCGTTTACCCGTTTGATGTGGCATCTTTCGATATTGGTTCACAGAACGATATTCCGGCTGAATTGGCTGAGCGGGTTTCCAAGATCAAACCGAATTACCGGTTTCCGGAAGCCTTGTTGAAGTTTCGGGAAACCGCTTATCCGGTGATTGCCGGCGGCGGAGCTTCCGGAGTTGAAATGGCGTTTGCCGTATTGGCCTGGAGAAAAAAGAACGGCTTGCCGCCCAATGTATCTTTGTTCAGTTCCTCTTCTTTGCTGTCTGGCCAAGGGGCGACAGCCGTCCAAAAAATTGAAGCCATTGCCAGGCAAAAAGCCTTGCCTTTTTTCACTGATGAACGAATTGCAGCGATTGATGAACACTCCGTATCGACCCAAAGCGGCCGAACCTCTCCGCAATCGGATCTGCTCTGGCTGACCGGCCCTAAAAGCCCCGGCTTTTTCAAGCATTCCGGATTGAAGACAGATGCCGGCGGTTTTCTGCTCGTCAACGAATCCCTGCAGAGCCTGTCACATTCAGACCTTTTTGGCGCCGGCGACTGCATTGCCATTGACCGCTATCCTGCGCTTGCTAAGAACGGCGTCTATGCAGTCCGCCAAGGCTCTGTGCTTTGGAACAATCTGAAAAACCAGTTAGGCGGAAAACAACTAGCTGCTTTCACGCCCCAGAAAAATTTCTTATCCATCTTGTCTACAGGCGGGAGCGAAGCTTTTCTGATGTACGGAAAACAGGCTGTCCACGGAAAACTGCCTTGGATGCTGAAACAGCGGATCGACCAAAAGTTCATGCAGCGCTTTAAAACACTTTATGAATAA
- a CDS encoding VOC family protein — MIDKLGQVMLYVNDQEEAKRFWTEAVGFQVVAEQATGGMRWVEVAPNSGAGTTLVLHNKEAVASMSPGLNLGTPSLMFYTDQLDQLHSRLSEQGITVGEIDDMPFGRVFNFADREENYFAVMEKKA, encoded by the coding sequence ATGATCGATAAACTTGGGCAAGTGATGCTGTATGTCAATGACCAGGAGGAGGCTAAACGGTTTTGGACGGAGGCAGTCGGTTTTCAAGTGGTTGCAGAACAGGCAACAGGCGGCATGAGATGGGTTGAAGTTGCGCCGAATAGCGGAGCTGGCACAACGCTTGTTCTACATAACAAAGAAGCTGTCGCGAGCATGTCGCCAGGCTTGAACCTGGGAACGCCTTCGCTGATGTTTTATACGGACCAGCTCGATCAATTGCATAGCCGCCTGTCGGAACAAGGCATTACCGTTGGTGAAATTGATGACATGCCATTTGGGCGTGTGTTCAATTTCGCTGACCGGGAAGAGAATTATTTTGCAGTGATGGAGAAAAAGGCATAG
- a CDS encoding malate:quinone oxidoreductase: MGNQQNKKDIILIGAGIMSATLGSMIKELAPEWNVKVFEKLEQAGAESSNEWNNAGTGHAALCELNYTPEKEDGTVEIKKAININEQFQLSRQFWSFLVKNKRIANPQDFIMSIPHMSLVQGEDNVSFLNKRFEALSKNPLFHGMEFSDNPEKLKEWIPLIMEGRTVDEPIAATKIDSGTDVNFGALTKMLFEHLKEQDVEINYNHTVKDIKRSGDGKWEVKVLDMADDKIKYHNADFVFIGGGGGSLPLLQKTGIPESKHIGGFPVSGLFLVCKDPEIVEQHHAKVYGKAKLGAPPMSVPHLDTRFIDNQKSLLFGPFAGFSPKFLKTGSNMDLIGSVKPNNVFTMLAAGAKEMSLTKYLVQQVLLSNEKRVEELREFIPNAKVEDWDVVVAGQRVQVIKDTDKGKGTLQFGTEIVTAEDGSIAALLGASPGASTAVHAMLEIFEKCFPDQINSWEPKIKEMIPSYGVSLMENPELLREVHKTTAETLQLKDELEAMAKEEVLSK, from the coding sequence ATGGGCAACCAACAAAATAAGAAAGACATTATTTTAATCGGTGCTGGAATTATGAGTGCTACTTTGGGATCAATGATTAAAGAATTGGCACCGGAATGGAACGTCAAAGTATTTGAAAAGCTTGAACAGGCAGGCGCAGAAAGTTCCAATGAATGGAACAACGCCGGTACCGGCCACGCTGCACTTTGCGAGCTGAACTATACGCCTGAGAAAGAGGACGGCACCGTTGAGATCAAAAAAGCGATTAATATCAACGAACAGTTCCAGCTTTCAAGACAGTTTTGGTCTTTCCTTGTGAAAAACAAACGCATTGCCAACCCGCAGGATTTTATCATGTCTATTCCGCATATGAGTTTGGTGCAGGGAGAAGACAACGTAAGCTTCCTGAACAAACGTTTTGAAGCCTTGTCGAAAAACCCGTTGTTCCATGGAATGGAATTTTCCGATAACCCTGAAAAACTGAAAGAATGGATTCCTTTAATCATGGAAGGCCGTACGGTAGATGAGCCGATTGCTGCAACAAAAATCGACTCCGGAACAGACGTCAACTTCGGTGCTTTGACTAAAATGCTATTTGAACATTTGAAAGAGCAGGATGTGGAGATCAACTACAACCACACGGTAAAAGACATCAAACGCAGCGGCGACGGCAAATGGGAAGTTAAAGTGCTTGATATGGCGGACGATAAGATCAAATATCATAACGCTGACTTCGTATTTATCGGCGGCGGGGGCGGAAGCCTTCCATTGCTTCAAAAAACAGGCATTCCTGAATCCAAGCATATTGGCGGCTTCCCGGTAAGCGGGCTGTTCCTAGTATGCAAAGATCCGGAAATCGTCGAGCAGCATCATGCAAAAGTATACGGCAAAGCGAAGCTCGGAGCTCCGCCAATGTCCGTTCCTCACTTGGATACACGTTTTATCGACAACCAAAAATCCTTGTTGTTCGGACCTTTTGCCGGCTTCTCTCCGAAGTTCCTGAAAACAGGTTCAAACATGGACTTGATCGGATCGGTTAAACCAAACAACGTCTTCACGATGCTTGCGGCAGGAGCGAAAGAAATGTCGTTGACCAAGTATTTGGTGCAGCAAGTATTGCTGTCGAATGAAAAGCGCGTCGAAGAACTGCGCGAATTCATCCCGAATGCTAAAGTGGAAGATTGGGATGTCGTTGTCGCTGGACAGCGCGTTCAGGTCATCAAAGACACCGACAAAGGCAAAGGAACGCTTCAGTTCGGTACGGAAATCGTAACAGCTGAAGACGGATCGATTGCAGCACTACTTGGCGCTTCTCCAGGTGCTTCAACAGCTGTGCATGCGATGCTTGAGATTTTTGAAAAATGCTTCCCTGACCAAATCAACAGCTGGGAGCCGAAAATCAAAGAAATGATTCCGTCTTACGGCGTTTCGTTGATGGAAAATCCGGAACTTCTACGTGAAGTCCACAAAACAACCGCTGAGACGCTTCAGTTGAAAGACGAACTTGAGGCGATGGCGAAAGAAGAAGTACTAAGCAAATAA
- a CDS encoding histidine kinase N-terminal 7TM domain-containing diguanylate cyclase, giving the protein MTSNLTAYITLMCTSGVLNLYLCSYVFLKRHHYNKIALFFMLYTASITIYCFAAAMGLLAANLGEMKFWTTVQYIGMPVSSPLGLLFIMQYLGIKVSWKRAVSLILVPTLSFILVATNEWHHLHYRSFEIDAALGIPFIQQEIGPWYAVHGIFTFACMFAAFSLLIFHWKETAKAYRLQLIALMLGQLIPMMTAFLYLIGAAPQGIDPVPMVLWISSVLYLWAIGSSRLFTIMPIAKDAIFNGINDGVIVLDESNRLIEFNQACQLNWPNLNQSMYGMDFESVWVELAGYPFPLRLEGDLKTQELKLLKSEQVFQVRNSPLEQSGNTKGQLLIFTDITELKKLQEKLQHQAYTDELTQVFNRRAFLQLCEQDFIAAKEQSTPFSVILLDIDHFKRVNDTYGHQVGDQLLVHVAKVCKAQLEKDQIFARYGGEEFVLALNSYTGIEAEALAERLCKEVESQPIFLDGEMISVTLSLGVAEMEVSEDQLFHLLNQADEALYAAKKEGRNRVCVYAGSHENKKAEIREQIKS; this is encoded by the coding sequence TTGACTTCCAACTTGACCGCCTACATCACCTTAATGTGCACATCTGGTGTGCTGAATTTGTATTTATGTTCATACGTCTTTTTAAAACGCCATCATTACAATAAGATTGCGCTCTTTTTCATGCTTTATACAGCATCCATCACCATTTACTGTTTTGCCGCTGCGATGGGGCTATTGGCCGCCAACTTAGGGGAGATGAAGTTTTGGACAACCGTACAATATATCGGCATGCCGGTTTCTTCCCCGTTGGGCTTGTTATTTATCATGCAGTACCTCGGCATCAAGGTAAGCTGGAAAAGAGCAGTATCCCTTATCTTGGTTCCGACTTTATCTTTCATCTTGGTGGCTACGAATGAATGGCATCACTTGCATTACCGGTCTTTTGAAATTGATGCCGCACTCGGTATTCCTTTCATTCAACAAGAGATCGGGCCCTGGTACGCCGTCCACGGTATATTTACATTTGCGTGCATGTTTGCGGCTTTTTCCTTGCTGATTTTCCATTGGAAGGAAACGGCCAAGGCTTACCGGCTGCAGCTGATTGCATTGATGCTGGGGCAATTGATACCAATGATGACTGCCTTTTTATACTTAATCGGGGCAGCGCCTCAGGGAATTGATCCAGTGCCGATGGTGCTGTGGATTTCTTCTGTTTTGTATTTATGGGCCATTGGTTCGTCTCGGTTATTTACAATTATGCCAATAGCAAAAGATGCTATTTTCAATGGCATCAATGATGGGGTTATAGTGCTTGATGAATCGAACCGGCTCATTGAGTTTAATCAAGCATGCCAACTCAATTGGCCAAACTTGAATCAGTCAATGTATGGCATGGACTTTGAGTCCGTCTGGGTTGAATTGGCCGGATATCCTTTCCCCTTAAGACTCGAAGGGGATTTAAAAACACAGGAATTGAAACTTCTGAAGTCCGAACAAGTTTTCCAAGTGCGGAATTCACCACTCGAGCAATCTGGAAATACAAAAGGGCAATTGCTTATTTTTACAGACATCACCGAACTGAAAAAGCTGCAGGAGAAACTGCAGCATCAGGCCTATACGGATGAACTGACACAGGTTTTTAATCGCCGTGCCTTTTTGCAATTATGTGAGCAGGACTTTATTGCTGCAAAAGAACAGTCGACGCCTTTTAGTGTGATCTTGTTGGACATCGATCATTTTAAGCGGGTCAATGATACATATGGGCATCAAGTAGGGGATCAACTGCTGGTTCACGTAGCGAAGGTCTGTAAAGCTCAATTGGAAAAAGACCAGATTTTTGCCCGCTATGGCGGGGAAGAGTTCGTTCTCGCACTAAACTCTTATACCGGAATTGAAGCGGAAGCATTGGCCGAGAGGCTGTGTAAAGAAGTGGAAAGCCAGCCGATTTTTTTGGATGGAGAAATGATTTCAGTCACTCTGAGTTTGGGCGTAGCAGAAATGGAAGTTTCGGAAGACCAGCTTTTCCACTTATTGAACCAAGCAGATGAAGCTCTATATGCGGCAAAGAAAGAAGGACGCAATCGGGTATGCGTCTATGCAGGCAGCCATGAAAATAAGAAAGCGGAAATAAGGGAGCAAATAAAAAGTTGA
- a CDS encoding VOC family protein: MQLGAFSISLNVKDIHASKEFYEKIGFETFSGNIEQNWLIMKNGKTVIGLFQGMFEKNMLTFNPGWDENAHNLDVFEDIRDIQKKLKAEGISFTAEANETTQGPASFFIEDPDGNPILFDQHR; this comes from the coding sequence ATGCAATTAGGAGCTTTTTCAATCAGTTTAAATGTAAAAGATATTCACGCATCCAAAGAGTTCTATGAAAAAATCGGATTTGAAACATTCAGCGGCAACATTGAGCAGAATTGGCTCATCATGAAAAACGGCAAAACGGTGATTGGCTTATTCCAAGGGATGTTCGAGAAAAACATGTTAACGTTTAACCCTGGATGGGATGAAAATGCACACAATCTTGATGTTTTTGAAGACATCCGCGACATTCAAAAAAAGCTGAAGGCTGAAGGGATTTCCTTCACTGCCGAAGCCAATGAAACAACGCAAGGCCCTGCCAGCTTTTTCATCGAAGATCCGGACGGGAATCCGATATTGTTTGATCAGCATCGATAA
- a CDS encoding LURP-one-related/scramblase family protein gives MKQFYIKQKVFSLSGKFTVKDQQEQDVYYVEGSFMQIPKTFSILNTKRDEVALITKKTFSFLPKFFVEVNGREALTIKKEFTFLKARYTIEGAGLDVQGNWWDMDFQILQNAEVVGQVSKEWFTWGDSYKVQVLDEEMEAVVIALVVAIDCVKSDQAAASSAAAT, from the coding sequence ATGAAGCAATTTTATATCAAGCAAAAAGTCTTCAGCCTAAGCGGCAAATTTACGGTGAAAGATCAGCAGGAACAGGACGTGTATTACGTGGAAGGCAGTTTTATGCAAATTCCAAAGACGTTTTCCATCCTGAACACGAAGAGGGACGAAGTTGCCCTGATCACGAAAAAAACCTTCAGTTTTCTTCCCAAGTTTTTTGTAGAAGTGAATGGCCGAGAAGCACTGACGATCAAGAAGGAGTTCACTTTTTTAAAAGCCCGCTACACGATTGAAGGGGCAGGCTTGGATGTTCAGGGGAATTGGTGGGACATGGATTTTCAAATCCTGCAAAACGCTGAAGTGGTCGGCCAGGTGAGCAAGGAATGGTTCACTTGGGGCGACAGTTACAAAGTGCAGGTGCTGGATGAAGAAATGGAGGCCGTTGTCATTGCATTGGTGGTAGCCATTGACTGCGTCAAATCCGATCAGGCGGCAGCTTCTTCGGCAGCTGCGACGTAA
- a CDS encoding YdeI/OmpD-associated family protein: protein MEIENLIRVKTRQELRNWLEANAAAEKFCWVVVSVAPRPGVLQYLDAVEEALCFGWIDSTKKRISDTEVAQRLSPRKKNSNFTELNKERIRRLEKLGLMKEAGLKVLPDMRPESFVIDPKIESRLKEDPNVYRNFLGFPELYRRIRIDTIQSYRNEPDVFNKKLEKFIENTKENNMYGQWNDNGRLMDY, encoded by the coding sequence ATGGAAATCGAGAATTTAATCCGAGTAAAAACCCGGCAGGAACTGAGGAATTGGCTGGAGGCAAATGCAGCAGCTGAGAAGTTTTGCTGGGTCGTGGTCAGCGTGGCTCCTCGGCCCGGCGTCCTCCAGTATTTAGATGCCGTCGAAGAAGCCCTGTGCTTCGGCTGGATCGACAGCACGAAAAAGCGCATATCGGACACGGAAGTGGCGCAAAGGCTTTCTCCGCGGAAGAAGAACAGCAACTTCACCGAATTGAACAAAGAGCGCATCCGCAGGCTGGAGAAATTGGGCTTGATGAAAGAAGCAGGCTTGAAAGTTCTCCCGGATATGCGGCCGGAATCGTTTGTGATCGACCCCAAAATCGAATCACGCCTGAAAGAAGACCCAAACGTATACCGAAACTTTCTCGGTTTCCCGGAACTGTACAGGCGGATCCGGATTGACACCATCCAGAGCTACCGGAACGAGCCGGATGTGTTTAATAAGAAACTGGAGAAATTCATTGAAAATACGAAGGAAAACAACATGTATGGCCAGTGGAATGACAACGGCCGCTTGATGGATTATTAA
- a CDS encoding glycerate kinase family protein: MKIVIVPSGFKECLDSEDVAAAMERGVKRFDPSIETVVIPMIDGGEGFVKTIIRLKGGTLVEKQVTGPVGKPISSYFGVYKEHGKRIAVIEMAAVAGLKLVPRAERNPLKTTTYGVGELITASLDYGVDRILIGCGDSGTSDGGAGMAQALGVQFLDKYQQPVHISGGEDLLKVDSLLTANVDRRLEDITIDVACNWQNVLCGERGVARVFGPQKGATPKQVVLLSSALEQYAGAIQQATGLDVRTLPGSGASGGLGAGLLAFTNATLHPRFEIIMDFINIDEEIATADIVFTAEGSLDFQTPNGKIPSEVARIAKMSHIPVIALTGTIGEGADLNYKAGIDAYSCIIQKPVSLELAMKNAPKWIEESTYSVLRKVAIGWRMTNKGGLKKVSS; encoded by the coding sequence ATGAAAATTGTCATTGTACCTTCAGGTTTTAAAGAGTGCCTGGATTCAGAAGATGTAGCAGCAGCAATGGAACGGGGCGTTAAACGGTTTGATCCGTCAATCGAGACGGTCGTCATTCCGATGATTGACGGCGGGGAAGGATTTGTCAAAACGATTATCCGCTTAAAAGGCGGCACCTTGGTGGAAAAGCAAGTGACAGGGCCCGTCGGCAAACCCATCAGCAGCTATTTCGGCGTTTACAAAGAACACGGCAAACGGATTGCAGTCATTGAAATGGCGGCGGTAGCCGGGCTGAAACTGGTGCCCCGCGCTGAGCGAAACCCGCTAAAAACGACTACTTACGGCGTCGGCGAATTGATAACGGCTTCCCTTGACTATGGCGTTGACCGCATTTTGATTGGCTGCGGCGACTCCGGCACTTCAGACGGCGGAGCCGGCATGGCCCAGGCACTCGGTGTGCAATTTTTGGACAAGTACCAGCAACCCGTGCACATCAGCGGCGGGGAAGACTTGTTGAAAGTGGACTCCCTTCTCACTGCGAACGTAGACAGGCGGTTGGAGGACATCACAATTGACGTGGCATGCAATTGGCAGAACGTCTTATGCGGCGAAAGAGGCGTAGCACGCGTGTTTGGGCCGCAAAAAGGAGCCACGCCAAAGCAGGTGGTTCTTCTCTCTTCAGCATTGGAGCAATATGCCGGGGCTATTCAGCAAGCGACGGGGCTCGATGTCCGCACCTTGCCGGGCAGCGGCGCATCGGGCGGATTAGGTGCCGGATTACTGGCATTTACCAACGCCACCTTGCATCCCCGTTTTGAAATCATCATGGACTTTATCAATATCGATGAGGAAATTGCCACAGCTGATATCGTCTTTACCGCAGAAGGCAGCTTGGATTTCCAGACGCCGAATGGAAAAATTCCATCGGAAGTGGCGCGGATCGCCAAAATGAGCCATATTCCGGTGATTGCCTTGACCGGAACCATCGGTGAAGGCGCCGACCTTAATTACAAGGCAGGCATCGACGCTTACAGCTGTATCATCCAAAAGCCTGTTTCTTTGGAACTGGCAATGAAAAACGCGCCGAAATGGATCGAGGAAAGCACCTATTCCGTGCTGCGGAAAGTCGCCATCGGCTGGCGGATGACCAATAAAGGCGGGTTGAAGAAGGTG